The sequence AAACAGCAACGTTGGCTCCACCCTTAATGCTGTTGATATTTATTATTCCGTCAATATTGCTTACAGCATATCCGAATACTGTTGAAAATAATTCTGCAGGGATATAAACAGTTCCGTTATTTACGACGGCGGCACTTGCCCAAATAACTTCATCGTTTTGATTTAAAACATTTCCAGTGGAGATGTCGATATTTATCAAAACATCTAGACCTTGGGAAATATTTTCTCCTTGGGCCACAACTAAGGGTAAATTTTCGATAACAGTAACATCAAGCATATGACCGATGGCTTGCAAAGGTAATAATGCATATCCCTCGGCTGTAATAAGAGGTGCAACTTCGTCTGTTAATACTATGGGCACATTATTTAACACTAATTGTAACGCTTCTGTTGCAAAAGATGTGTTAGGAATATAAGTTAAGCAAGAAAATAATAAAAAATATCTAGCCAATTTTTTCATTGAGAATATCCTTTCTTGGTAATATTTTGTAATATATTTTAAACCATTATGAAATATTTGTAAATAGTAAAATTAAAGGCATGTATATAAAGTCTAAAATAATTTAAAAAATCATAAGATTGATATAAAAGTGAATAAAGGTGGCGATAAGTTGATAGCTGAATATATAATGGAAGATTTAAAAAATATAGATAATCTGAAAAAAAAATATCCAAATATAGTTTTTAGACCCCTAGCAAATGCGATTTATATTGTAGAAGTTGCTTTGGAAAATCAAAAAGAACTAGAAGAATTAACACAAAATACTAAATACATTCAAAATTCGTATTTATATGGATTAAATTCAGAAGAATCTTTACAAGAATCTGGCATTCTGGTATTTCATAATTATCCTTATGGACAGCTGAGAGGCAATGATGTATTGCTAGGATTTTTGGATACTGGAATAGAATACACAAATGATGTATTTAGATATGAAGATGGGAGTAGTAGAATTGCAAGTATATGGGATCAAACTTTAGAAGGCAAAACACCTTTTGAATTGGGGTTTGGAGCAGAATTCACAAGAGAAGACTTGAATGCAGCGTTGAACTCACCAGATCCGCTTAGCATTGTGCCAACTAAAGATGATATCGGGCATGGGACTTATGTTGCAGGGCTGGCAGGAGGAAATGATAGATACGGAAATACAGGATATATCGGCGCAGCACCAAATAGCGACTTTGTAATTGTAAAAATGCGACCCGCATCGCAAGGACTAAAAGATATTTTTTATGTTAAAGAAGATGTAGTAGCGTATAGTGATGGAGCCATATTAGCGGCTCTAAATTATTTGGTACTAAAAGCAACAGAACTCAACAAACCTCTTGTGATATGTATTACAGTAGGTGGCAATTGTGGCGGTCATGATGGGACAAATATTATAGAAAGATATATACAAACTTTGACATTGAGCCCAGGGATAATAATTGTGACAGCTGCTGG is a genomic window of Candidatus Epulonipiscium viviparus containing:
- a CDS encoding CAP domain-containing protein, with product MKKLARYFLLFSCLTYIPNTSFATEALQLVLNNVPIVLTDEVAPLITAEGYALLPLQAIGHMLDVTVIENLPLVVAQGENISQGLDVLINIDISTGNVLNQNDEVIWASAAVVNNGTVYIPAELFSTVFGYAVSNIDGIININSIKGGANVAVSSLENAAIAEVIALVNQHRAAAGVYPLTLNPTLSAIAQLRTDDMNTANYYSYDSPTYGTPFETLKTYGITYSAAGVNIAKGYPTATAVMDAWMHSEGHRENILSSTYTQIGIGYNNVGNYWTQFFLTP
- a CDS encoding S8 family peptidase; translation: MIAEYIMEDLKNIDNLKKKYPNIVFRPLANAIYIVEVALENQKELEELTQNTKYIQNSYLYGLNSEESLQESGILVFHNYPYGQLRGNDVLLGFLDTGIEYTNDVFRYEDGSSRIASIWDQTLEGKTPFELGFGAEFTREDLNAALNSPDPLSIVPTKDDIGHGTYVAGLAGGNDRYGNTGYIGAAPNSDFVIVKMRPASQGLKDIFYVKEDVVAYSDGAILAALNYLVLKATELNKPLVICITVGGNCGGHDGTNIIERYIQTLTLSPGIIIVTAAGNEGNSGHHYKNKVTQGEKRSVEINVSKNENGFNLYLWTKDVDKMSVGIRTPIGQVVERVPIKPYKKEVFTFSLQHSEVTIEYKYPDGNTGGESVRIALKDPIPGIWQIDVYGDYIIDGTFDIWIPRIGFVEANTRFSEPNLETTVCVPATGAYAIVVGGYDEIDKSLYAASGRGPTRQNIKKPDIIAPSISVAGPIINGAPSSYTGTSVGAAITTGACALLLEWSLVEENLPTINTRIAKSILSRGAGRSPGISYPNNIEGFGKLDFQNSFLVI